ATACAAAATTATACGCGCAGGGCATATCCAAGGCTCCCCGGAAAGGCAAACGATCCGGGGGGCCTTGCCTCTGTTTGCATTGAGCTGTGCGATATATTACCGAACCGATCTTCCGGTTCCCCCATGCGGCTCTTTGTGCTAAAATGGCTGAATGGGTTTATTTGTCCACAGTTTGCTAAAAAACAGCAAATAATTTTTGCAGGTCTTTTGTCCTATTATGGAAGGAGCCTTTTCTTTTAATGAGCATAAATATCACATTCGGGGATTTTTCTGAGATCAGAAGTGATTTTCCATTGACAGCACGGGAAATATTGGCAAGAACCAATTTCCCGAAAAAAGACCGAGTCGTGGCATGTCGTGTAAACAGGGTGCAACGCCCGCTTTCATGGTGCGTAAACATGGATTCGCAGCTGGAATTTATAACTACCGACAGTGTTGAAGGCATAGGGGTATATTTTTACACCCTCTCTTTTATGCTTACATCTGCAGCGACAAGGGTTTGCGGAATAAGGCTCCACATCCGCCAGTCCACGAATTATTCTTATTTCTATGAGTCTCCGGACGGCCCGGTTTCAGAAGAGCAGCGCGAAATTATCATTACGGAGATGCACCGCATGGTGAAAGAGGGGGTGCCGTTCGTCAGGGAAGAGGTCTCTATCGACAAGGCCCGCGCTATAATGACGGCTCAGGGTTATCATGATAAAGAACAGCTCCTGCGCTGGACAAACAACGACCCTGTCGTGCTTTACAGGTGTGAGGGCATATACGACTTCTTCGGCGGTACGATCGCAGACACAGCGGCGATAGTACCTACATTCAGCCTGCATTCATACAAGGGCGGACTTTTCCTCTCCGGCCCAACGCTTGCCGACCCGACAAAGACAATGGATCTTAAGGTCTCCGGAAAAACCTTCAGGCTATTTCAGAATTATGGCAAGTGGCTTGACAATCTTTCAATCGGAACTATGGACTCCATCCATAAGCTCGTCGCAGATGGCAGATCCAGGGATCTGATAATGGTCTGCGAGGCTCTCCATACCAAGATACTGAGTGATATTTCTGCTTACATTGAATCACGCCACGAGGTCCGCCTGTTATGTCTTGCAGGACCCTCAAGCTCCGGAAAAACAACATCGTCGCGCAGGCTTCGGGTACAACTCCTTACCGCCGGCATAAACTCGGTAA
This region of Synergistaceae bacterium genomic DNA includes:
- a CDS encoding nucleoside kinase is translated as MSINITFGDFSEIRSDFPLTAREILARTNFPKKDRVVACRVNRVQRPLSWCVNMDSQLEFITTDSVEGIGVYFYTLSFMLTSAATRVCGIRLHIRQSTNYSYFYESPDGPVSEEQREIIITEMHRMVKEGVPFVREEVSIDKARAIMTAQGYHDKEQLLRWTNNDPVVLYRCEGIYDFFGGTIADTAAIVPTFSLHSYKGGLFLSGPTLADPTKTMDLKVSGKTFRLFQNYGKWLDNLSIGTMDSIHKLVADGRSRDLIMVCEALHTKILSDISAYIESRHEVRLLCLAGPSSSGKTTSSRRLRVQLLTAGINSVTLELDNYFIDREHTPRDNNGNPDFDALEALDITLINEHLADLLAGKEVDIPKFDFMTGKRLKGYKLKLDAGQILTIEGIHGLNEKLSESVAPENKYSIFICPLTGTNLDLHNRIGTTDTRLLRRMVRDYRTRGYSPQATLLQWPSVVRGSHRHIFPYQENADTLFNTALAYELSVLKGYVQPMLKSVSEDSPVYGEAQRLLSLLRYVPVIPSDDVPNISIIREFIGGSCFD